TCGATTTTTTATAATTGCGAAAAACATTTTTTATTGTTTAACTTTTTTGTATTTTTGTTAAACAATATGAAAAAACAAATCAAAATAATAGGTTCCGGATTTTCTTCATTAGCTGCTGCTTGCTATCTGGCACAACAAGGGCATGAAGTCACTATTTATGAAAAAAATGCTACCATAGGCGGAAGAGCACGTCAGCTCAAAAAAGACGGTTTTACTTTTGACATTGGTCCAACGTGGTATTGGATGCCCGATGTTTTTGAACGCTTCTTCGCTGATTTTGGTAAAAAACCATCCGATTATTATGAACTTATAAAACTGTCGCCTGCTTATCAGGTTTATTTTGGCATCAATGATTTTGTAACCATAGCCGATAACCTTCCCGAAATCATTATTGCTTTTGAAACCATTGAAAAAGGAAGTGGTCAAAAACTGGCTGCTTTTATGAAAGAAGCTCAAGGTAACTATGATATTGCCATCAAAGATTTGGTTTATCGCCCGGGAGTTTCCCCTTTAGAATTAGTCACTTTGGAAACCGCTAAAAAAGTAAATCAATTTTTTGGCAACATCTCCAAAGACATTCGCAAACGCTTTACCAATAGCAAACTAATCCAAATCCTGGAATTCCCCGTACTTTTCTTGGGAGCTAAACCTTCGGATACACCTTCCTTTTATAGCTTTATGAATTTTGCAGATTTTGGTTTAGGGACTTGGCATCCAAAAAACGGTATGTATAGTGTTATTTTGGCCATGGAAAAATTAGCCAAAGAACTTGGTGTGACTATAATTACCGAGGCCAATATCGAAAAAATTAATGTTGACAATGGCATAGTTACCAGTCTTACTGTGAATGGAGAAACTATAAAAGGTGATATCATTGTAAGCGGTGCCGATTACCATCACAGCGAGAGTTTACTAGACGAAAAGTACCGAGGCTATAAAGAAAGATACTGGGAGAATAGAACATTTGCTCCTTCTTCCCTCCTTTTCTATGTTGGTTTTGACAAAAAAATTGAACATGTAGAACATCATACTTTGTTTTTTGATGTTGATTTTGATGAACATGCCAAAGCCATTTATGATAACCCGGAATGGCCCGACGAACCATTGTTTTACGCCAGTTTTCCATCAAAAACGGATAAAAATTCCGCACCTGATGGTAAAGAGGCTGGAATATTTTTAATACCGTTAGCACCGGGTTTAGAGGACATACCGGAAGTTAGAGAAGAATATTTTGAAAAAATAATTACCCGATTTGAAAAACTGACTCAGCAATCAGTACGAGAATCAATTATCTTTAAAGAATCCTTTTGTGTAAACGATTTTATTAAAGAGTACAATTCATACAAAGGGAATGCCTATGGGTTAGCCAATACCTTGTTGCAAACCGCTTTCTTAAGACCAAAATTGAAAAGTAAAAAAGTTTCTAATCTCTATTTTACCGGACAATTAACTGTTCCCGGACCCGGTGTCCCACCAGCATTAATATCAGGAAAACTAGTAGCTGAACTCATTGCAAAAAATCTATAACTCATTGTTTTTATGAAATCAATTTTTGACACCGTATCGTTTGAATGCAGCCGAAATGTGACTAAATCATACAGCACCTCTTTCTCGGCAGCTGTAAAAATGCTGGCCCCAAGCATTCGTCAGGATATTTACAATATTTATGGATTTGTTCGCTTTGCCGATGAAATTGTAGATACCTTTCACGACTATAATAAAGAAGCTTTATTTGAAATGTTTGAAAAAGATTTAGCAAGCGCTTTGGAAAACAAAATCAGTTTAAATCCGATCTTAAACTCTTTTCAGCATACCGTTCATAAATACCATATTCCACAAACTATGATAGACGCCTTCATGAAAAGTATGCGATTGGATTTACATAAAACAAATTACCATTCGTTTGCCGAATATCAAGATTATATTTATGGCTCGGCAGATGTAGTAGGATTAATGTGTCTCAAAGTTTTTGTAAACGGAGACACAAAAAAGTTTGATGAATTAGAACAAGCTGCCATGCGATTAGGTTCTGCCTTTCAAAAAGTTAATTTTCTTCGTGATTTAAAAGCCGATTTTGAAGACTTAAATCGAAGTTATTTCCCCAATGCCGATTTATCCCGTTTGGATGAATGCTCAAAAAATGCCATTATCAAAGAAATTGAAGCTGATTTTGAAGCCGGTTTTCAGGGTATTGTAAAACTCCCTTTGGAAGCTAAATTTGGTGTCTATACTGCTTATGTGTACTACAAAAAACTTTTATCCAAATTAAAAAAGACACCTTCTATGGAAATAAAAAATACCCGAATCCGAGTTCCTGATTATGAAAAATTTGGTTTATTAGCCAAATGCTATGTTAATTATCGTTTGAATTTAATATAACCATCATGTACATCCATATCATAGTTTTTATCCTTACTTTTTGCATCATGGAATTCATGGCATGGTTCAGTCACAAATACGTAATGCACGGTTTCTTATGGCATTTGCATGCTGATCATCACAAAAAAGACCACGATTCATGGTTTGAGCGCAATGATGCTTTCTTTATTTTTTATGCCGTAATAAGTATTGGTTTCTTTTTGTTGTGGCAAAATAATATACTCCAAATAGGTTTAGCTATCGGACTTGGCATTTTTGCTTATGGTTTGGCGTATTTTACCGTTCATGACATTTTTATTCATCAGCGTTTTAAATTATTCCGTAATGCTAACAACCGTTACGCAAAGGCCGTTAGAAGGGCACATAAAATGCATCACAAGCATATAGGAAAAGAAGATGGCGAATGTTTTGGTATGTTAATTGTTCCGTTTAAATACTTTAAAAAATAAAAAAGTCCCGAGTAATTCGGGACTTTTTTCTAACTAACCTAATCAATTATTTTACAAATCCTTGTAATGGCTTCAATTGTTCCATATCAATATTGGAGCTTTTCAAAATGGATAGCATATTGATGATATTATTAGGATTCATATCATTGCCTAAAATACGAACCACAGCAAAACCGTTTTCTTTCTTTTTGGCAAACAACACAAACTCATCTATATCATTTTCATCACCTATATAACTTATGGAAGCTCCGTCTTTCCCGGAACCAATTTTCATTAGCTCCTGATAGGTTTTTCCTTTTAAAATATGAGTGACTTTTTGGCTTTCCTCTTCATATAATGCCTGATTGTTTTTATCCGATTTGAAAGCAATGATATTCATCTTATCAAAAGATGCTAATGCTGTTTTTTGTTCGGCGGTGAGTTTGGCTTTATCAGCATTCAAAATACTTGACGAAACGTCTAAAGCAATAAAATCTTTCTTTTCAGCATTATCAACAAAATACTTTTGAAGAGAAGGCTCGCTATTGCAACTTAACAAAAAGAGAGAGAGCAATGCGGCAGTTAAAACAGAGAGTTTCATATTTTATTTATTTAGAACCTTTAGACCCTTTTGAACCTTTTGAAGCATTTTTTAAATCATCGCCTCCAGGCAATTTCATTTTATCTGTCAACACTGAAAGCTCATCCAAATCAAAGTTTCCGGTTAATGACATTAATACTGATTCTTCTTTACCTCCACCTTCAACAAACATTAAAAGTTCTTTAATTTGCGAATCAGTAGCACCTGATTTTACATAAATTTTTACGCTTTTCCCTTTTTCGTTAACGCGCATTAATTCTTCAAGGGCAGATGATTTAATATATTTATCGGATACCGATTTCATTTCATCTCCTTTTTTATCGTTAGAAGTAACAAATACTTTCAGGTTATCCAATTTTTTAATCAGATTGACATATTGTTGGGTTTCCTTGTCTTTTACATCCATTTTACTTAATAAGGCAAACATTTTTTTATTGACAATGACAGCCGTTATATCTTCCTGACCGTCAAATTTGTCAAAAACAGATTGAGCAAAAAAAGTGTTAGCCGTTAATACCAATACTATACTTAAAATTAATTTTCTCATGATTTCTAGTGATTTTTTTATTTAAAAATTTTGTTTTTTGATTGTTCGTATTCATTTAAATAACTCATACTTCCTATGCCTTTATTTACATGTTCAGAAATCATCGCCAACGCTTTTTGTGTTTCTCTGAAGGCTACTTCGGGATCATTAATAGTGCCTAAGGCTTGTGGTTTAGGTTGGTTATAATGATTGTATGTAAATAAACTCACGCTCAATAAAACTGCAACAGACGCTGCAACAGATAACCAAACTACGCTTTTGTGCTTATTAGTATTTAATGGAATCGTCGCGGTAAACTGTTCTTGTTTTGCTTGAGTTGCATAACCAAATATAGGTTTGTATTGTTCCAAATGCTGCGCAACATCGGGAGAAGTAAAATAGTCTTTCAACTCTTTCTCTTCAGCTATACTGGTTTGTGCTTCAAAGTATTTTTCTACTAATATTTCTATTCTATCCAATGCCATAATGATGTGTTTTTATCATGGTTTCTCTTATAGTTTTTCTTGCTCTTGAAAGTGCCGTGCGAATTGCCGACTCATTCATTTCTAAAATCTTGCTGATTTCTTCAAACTCCATTTCTTCAATATCACGCATTTGAACAATCAGTTTTTGTTGCTCAGGTAAATCATTCATTATTTTGGCTACCCAATCCCAAGTGTCTTTGTCTTCTACTTTTTGTTGTAAGCTGGCTTCTCTATCGGTGAAATTATTGTGAACAATTTTCATGTTACTCGCTCGTTTTGATTTCAGTTGATCCAAACAATAATTCTTGGTCATTGTCATCGCTACTGCTTCAATACTTTTATATTCATCCAATGTTTCGTTCTTATTCCACAACTTTACCAAAACTTCTTGAGTAGCATCTTCGGCCTCTTCCGTGCTCACGAGTAATCGCTTTGCCATTCGGAAAAGTTTATCCTTAAACGGATTGACCAATTGCATAAACTCTTTTTGATTCATTTAAACTACACTTTGGTTGGTGGTTATAAAGTCCAGACGAAAGATACTTTTATTTGTTACAACAATATGTTTTAATTCATACTAAACTTAGTAAATTTACGTTATATTAAATAAAATTACTGCTATGAAAAATTTTGTAAAACTGTTGCTACTGTTGTTCTTACTTGCCTTTCCTTTAGCTTGTGAAGATATGGATGACCATCCGGTTCCGTCTAATTTACAAGTAAATGATTTTGTTTGGAAAGGCATGAATTTATATTACCTATGGCAAGCCGATGTCCCGGATTTAGTTGACACCAAAGATGATAATGAATCGCAATACTTTGATTTTTTAGATTCTTTTGCTAGTCCTGTTGATTTATTCAACCATCTTCGTACCGATAATGTTACTGATAGATTCAGTGTTATATATAGCGACTATACTGTACTTGAAGGGACGCTCTCAGGAACTACTCTCAATAACGGAATGGATTTTGGTTTAAAGCATGTTAATGCAACCACCGATGTATTTGGTTGGGTAAGATATATCATTCCCGGCTCAGATGCGGCTACCAAAGATATTCAACGTGGTGATGTTTTTTATGCCATTGACGGAATTCCATTAACAGATGCCACTTATAGGAATCTTCTATTTGGAACTAATGAAGCTTACGTTGTCAACTTAGCCGATTATAGTATTGACAGCACCGGTTTTGTTACCATTACGCCTAACGGAAAATCAATAACCTTAACCAAAACCAACCTTTCTGAGAATCCTGTTCTTCTGAGTAAAGTAATTAATCAAGGGACACACAACATTGGCTACCTGATGTACAATGGTTTTTATCCAAGTTATGACACTGAATTGAATGCTGCATTTGGCAGTTTTGTTGCTCAAAATGTAACCGATTTGGTCTTAGATTTAAGATACAATTCAGGAGGTGCAGTGACAAGTGCTACCAAATTAGCCAGTATGATAACGGGGCAATTCTCCGGACAATTATTTGCTAAACTGAAATGGAATGCCAAAGTAGAAGCTTTTTCTGGAACATCAATCTATAATTTTGCCGGAAATCTAAATAGTTTAAACCTCAGCAAGGTATATGTTTTAACTTCAAAAGGCACCGCTTCAGCCAGCGAACTAGTCATTAACTGTTTAAAACCTTATGTTAATGTAATTCAAATCGGAGATATAACTACCGGCAAAAATGTAGCTTCTATAACGTTATACGACTCTCCGACATTTGGGAAAGCTAATGTAAATCCCAGTCATAAATATGCTATGCAACCCATAGTTTCCAAAGTAGTCAATAAAAATGATTTTGGCGAATATTCTTTAGGCATTGAACCCAATACTCCTATAGTAGAAAAAATAAGTAATCTTGGTGTTTTAGGCAATACTGATGAACCTTTGCTTAGCGCTGCCATCAGTAAAATAATGGCTAACGGCAAACTAATTCCTCAATCACCAATATTAATTCAACGTGATTTTACTGATGCTAAAGCCATCAACCCATTAAGAACAGCAATGTATTTGGAAAATAAATAATCAGAAAAAATCTTTTGAACCAATGTAACTATTAATAAAAAAGGCTAATCTTTCGATTAGCCTTTTCACCACAATTACAAAATGATAGTTACCCCCATCTTGAAATTTCTGCCTCGGGTGGAATACCCGATATTCTCTACAAACTCTTCGTTAAAAATGTTGGTTACCGAACCAAAAATGGTCAATCGGCTTTTGATTAATTCGTATTTAGCCATTGCATTCAGCAATTGATATGAATCTAATTTGACATTTTGTGTCATAAATGTATTCCCGTCAAAAAAGGCATCATTGCGCGCATCAAAATATTGGTAACTCACATTGAAAAAGCTTCGGGTTGTCGGTTGAAAATCTAAACCGGCATTTACTTTGTGTTTCGGAATCAATCGATTCAAGGCTTCGTCAACTTGGGTAAAAGTATAATTTCCGTTTACTCTCACTTTAGTAGTAATATCCCATGAGAGCTCGGTTTCTACTCCTTTGGCTCTGTTGCTGCCATCAAGATTGATATAATAGGAATCAAAGGTTATGTTGTCAAAGAAAAATCCAAACGAATTTTTTTCATCACGATAAAAACCTACGGCGTTCAACTTCAATTTTTTGTTGAACAATTCGGTTTCAAAACCGGCTTCAACTGTTCTGTTTTCTTCCGGCGTTAATTCGGTATTCCCATATTCCGAATACAATTGGTACAAACTTGGCGTGATATAAGCCGTGCTGTAAGAAGCCAACACTTTCAACGGAAAATTTGTCATAAAGTGAAACGACGGATTGAAGTTGTATACCAAATGGTTACCATATTCGCTATGCTCGTTCAATCGGGCACCCGCGTTAAAATTCAAACCAAAATTTGAACTGTAAACAAAAGTCACATAAGGATCAATCATGTTAAATTTAGTGCTTTCTCTTTCCAAATTACCATAAGGCGTATCAGTTGCCATATCGTGAAACTGAAAATTCGCACCGGTGACAACAAAGAATTGATTGCTGAATTGGTACTTATTAAAAGCATCAACAATCACACTTCTTGATTGGTATAAAGAATAATCCGTTGCAGCAGTATAAGCATTGTACTCGTTATAATCT
Above is a genomic segment from Flavobacterium phycosphaerae containing:
- a CDS encoding sterol desaturase family protein — translated: MYIHIIVFILTFCIMEFMAWFSHKYVMHGFLWHLHADHHKKDHDSWFERNDAFFIFYAVISIGFFLLWQNNILQIGLAIGLGIFAYGLAYFTVHDIFIHQRFKLFRNANNRYAKAVRRAHKMHHKHIGKEDGECFGMLIVPFKYFKK
- a CDS encoding DUF4252 domain-containing protein — its product is MKLSVLTAALLSLFLLSCNSEPSLQKYFVDNAEKKDFIALDVSSSILNADKAKLTAEQKTALASFDKMNIIAFKSDKNNQALYEEESQKVTHILKGKTYQELMKIGSGKDGASISYIGDENDIDEFVLFAKKKENGFAVVRILGNDMNPNNIINMLSILKSSNIDMEQLKPLQGFVK
- a CDS encoding DUF4252 domain-containing protein — translated: MRKLILSIVLVLTANTFFAQSVFDKFDGQEDITAVIVNKKMFALLSKMDVKDKETQQYVNLIKKLDNLKVFVTSNDKKGDEMKSVSDKYIKSSALEELMRVNEKGKSVKIYVKSGATDSQIKELLMFVEGGGKEESVLMSLTGNFDLDELSVLTDKMKLPGGDDLKNASKGSKGSKGSK
- a CDS encoding TonB-dependent receptor plug domain-containing protein codes for the protein MKKSVRAMAILALLSTCAYAQEKDSVKVNALDEVVISDTKFAQRKEKSGKVISVISAEELEKKSGQNLATVLSQVAGVEINGNQSANGKNLGYYIRGGKNRQILILIDGIPVTDASGISLEYDLRLLPVEQIEKIEVMKGAASTLYGTGAATGVINITLKKASKKTIHGNAYVNIGSNNTTDNHKYNGQDFNQGFSVSGNTNKINYFAGLNSTETKGMSQIDGNNYEPDSFSRQNILTKLGYKATEKLTLDFFGNYDKLNNNYDLPFDNTGFEDNSLNKTTSEQFRFGFAPKFKYNKGEFNLNTSFEKIKRDYNEYNAYTAATDYSLYQSRSVIVDAFNKYQFSNQFFVVTGANFQFHDMATDTPYGNLERESTKFNMIDPYVTFVYSSNFGLNFNAGARLNEHSEYGNHLVYNFNPSFHFMTNFPLKVLASYSTAYITPSLYQLYSEYGNTELTPEENRTVEAGFETELFNKKLKLNAVGFYRDEKNSFGFFFDNITFDSYYINLDGSNRAKGVETELSWDITTKVRVNGNYTFTQVDEALNRLIPKHKVNAGLDFQPTTRSFFNVSYQYFDARNDAFFDGNTFMTQNVKLDSYQLLNAMAKYELIKSRLTIFGSVTNIFNEEFVENIGYSTRGRNFKMGVTIIL
- a CDS encoding S41 family peptidase; the protein is MKNFVKLLLLLFLLAFPLACEDMDDHPVPSNLQVNDFVWKGMNLYYLWQADVPDLVDTKDDNESQYFDFLDSFASPVDLFNHLRTDNVTDRFSVIYSDYTVLEGTLSGTTLNNGMDFGLKHVNATTDVFGWVRYIIPGSDAATKDIQRGDVFYAIDGIPLTDATYRNLLFGTNEAYVVNLADYSIDSTGFVTITPNGKSITLTKTNLSENPVLLSKVINQGTHNIGYLMYNGFYPSYDTELNAAFGSFVAQNVTDLVLDLRYNSGGAVTSATKLASMITGQFSGQLFAKLKWNAKVEAFSGTSIYNFAGNLNSLNLSKVYVLTSKGTASASELVINCLKPYVNVIQIGDITTGKNVASITLYDSPTFGKANVNPSHKYAMQPIVSKVVNKNDFGEYSLGIEPNTPIVEKISNLGVLGNTDEPLLSAAISKIMANGKLIPQSPILIQRDFTDAKAINPLRTAMYLENK
- a CDS encoding phytoene/squalene synthase family protein; this translates as MKSIFDTVSFECSRNVTKSYSTSFSAAVKMLAPSIRQDIYNIYGFVRFADEIVDTFHDYNKEALFEMFEKDLASALENKISLNPILNSFQHTVHKYHIPQTMIDAFMKSMRLDLHKTNYHSFAEYQDYIYGSADVVGLMCLKVFVNGDTKKFDELEQAAMRLGSAFQKVNFLRDLKADFEDLNRSYFPNADLSRLDECSKNAIIKEIEADFEAGFQGIVKLPLEAKFGVYTAYVYYKKLLSKLKKTPSMEIKNTRIRVPDYEKFGLLAKCYVNYRLNLI
- a CDS encoding RNA polymerase sigma factor; this encodes MNQKEFMQLVNPFKDKLFRMAKRLLVSTEEAEDATQEVLVKLWNKNETLDEYKSIEAVAMTMTKNYCLDQLKSKRASNMKIVHNNFTDREASLQQKVEDKDTWDWVAKIMNDLPEQQKLIVQMRDIEEMEFEEISKILEMNESAIRTALSRARKTIRETMIKTHHYGIG
- a CDS encoding phytoene desaturase family protein, with the protein product MKKQIKIIGSGFSSLAAACYLAQQGHEVTIYEKNATIGGRARQLKKDGFTFDIGPTWYWMPDVFERFFADFGKKPSDYYELIKLSPAYQVYFGINDFVTIADNLPEIIIAFETIEKGSGQKLAAFMKEAQGNYDIAIKDLVYRPGVSPLELVTLETAKKVNQFFGNISKDIRKRFTNSKLIQILEFPVLFLGAKPSDTPSFYSFMNFADFGLGTWHPKNGMYSVILAMEKLAKELGVTIITEANIEKINVDNGIVTSLTVNGETIKGDIIVSGADYHHSESLLDEKYRGYKERYWENRTFAPSSLLFYVGFDKKIEHVEHHTLFFDVDFDEHAKAIYDNPEWPDEPLFYASFPSKTDKNSAPDGKEAGIFLIPLAPGLEDIPEVREEYFEKIITRFEKLTQQSVRESIIFKESFCVNDFIKEYNSYKGNAYGLANTLLQTAFLRPKLKSKKVSNLYFTGQLTVPGPGVPPALISGKLVAELIAKNL